Proteins encoded within one genomic window of Episyrphus balteatus chromosome 1, idEpiBalt1.1, whole genome shotgun sequence:
- the LOC129908525 gene encoding uncharacterized protein LOC129908525, whose protein sequence is MNSLCVIFGRYDVLVHDLTTDLLNLPKLSSKSDPKIRLWAVKVNGYVADVRSMNREEDLTNGYVMTNLASKLGAGLYQEWQRKRAGIHNANFVQFAEFLNEKVVDLPPDLIRPLSSGHAESKRNQASAKSSRQVLTHQAQTSDSASQPELCKKCNKKQRPLHQCASFKAKEQRLSFVKDNAICFTCLDSLKHDWRVCAKKKTCGTRGCSGRHHPLLHQSRDLDSVLSTAAAPFVPQPHIHSSHVRSNTSVMFKIVPIRLHGRDNSFVDTFAFLDDGSSLTMLEKDVFDELGLQGEPEELTLQCTKGVIRSENSLRTILEVSGVNKKKRHCLKNVYTVKDLDFPSQSIDVSYLMGMYPHLRGLPLKDLRHGKDKEPCAVQTLLGWIVYGNANSTSTEANVFCTHQVSRPTMKFLFHDAIKQDESLHDLVKRHFTTEEFGVTPPRSDLVSQEVRRAMDIMERSLKMGPDNLVHLHAGLFKFRERAIAVNADVKEMFHQIKIVEEDQQCQRILWRDGDTSRKPTVYIMEVMIFGPRCSPTCAQFVKNHHANLFKEECPKALDGLTKRTYVDDYFNSHDSVEEAVSVTKDAIRICK, encoded by the exons ATGAATTCTCTTTGTGTCATTTTCGGTCGATACGATGTCCTCGTTCATGATTTGACAACAGATTTGTTGAATCTTCCAAAACTGTCATCGAAGAGCGATCCGAAGATTCGATTGTGGGCGGTGAAGGTGAATGGTTATGTTGCTGACGTCAGATCCATGAACAGAGAAGAAGATCTTACTAATGGATACGTGATGACCAATCTAGCCTCTAAACTTGGTGCAGGTTTATACCAAGAGTGGCAGAGAAAGAGAGCTGGTATTCACAATGCCAATTTTGTTCAGTTTGCCGAGTTTCTCAATGAGAAAGTTGTTGATTTGCCACCTGATTTGATAAGGCCACTCAGTTCTGGTCATGCTGAATCCAAAAGGAATCAAGCTTCAGCGAAATCATCTCGTCAGGTTTTAACTCACCAAGCACAAACTTCGGACTCTGCTTCTCAACCCGAATTGTGTAAGAAGTGCAATAAAAAACAACGTCCTCTTCATCAGTGTGCTAGTTTTAAAGCAAAGGAGCAAAGACTCTCGTTTGTGAAAGATAATGCAATTTGCTTTACTTGTTTGGATTCTTTGAAACACGACTGGAGAGTTTGTGCTAAGAAGAAAACTTGCGGTACGAGGGGGTGTTCTGGTCGTCATCACCCTTTGTTGCATCAATCAAGAGATTTGGATTCGGTGTTGAGCACAGCTGCTGCACCATTTGTTCCTCAACCGCATATTCACTCTTCACATGTCCGCTCAAATACATCAGTTATGTTCAAAATAGTTCCGATTAGGCTTCATGGTCGAGATAACAGTTTTGTTGACACATTCGCATTTCTTGATGATGGTTCATCTTTGACAATGCTCGAGAAGGATGTGTTTGATGAACTGGGTCTACAAGGTGAACCTGAAGAACTGACTCTGCAATGCACTAAAGGTGTTATACGTTCAGAGAATTCTTTGCGGACCATTCTGGAAGTGTCTGGTGTCAACAAGAAAAAACGTCATTGTTTAAAAAACGTGTATACAGTCAAGGATTTAGACTTTCCTAGTCAATCAATCGATGTATCTTATTTGATGGGTATGTATCCTCATCTCCGTGGACTTCCATTGAAAGATCTT CGTCATGGAAAGGATAAAGAACCTTGTGCTGTTCAAACACTTCTTGGTTGGATTGTTTATGGCAATGCAAATTCAACTTCTACTGAAGCTAATGTTTTTTGCACTCATCAAGTATCCAGGCCTACAATGAAATTCTTGTTTCATGACGCAATTAAACAGGATGAAAGTTTACATGATTTAGTCAAGCGACATTTTACTACAGAAGAATTTGGTGTGACGCCCCCAAGGTCAGACTTAGTGAGCCAAGAAGTTCGTCGGGCAATGGATATAATGGAGCGTTCTCTGAAGATG GGACCAGACAACCTTGTGCATTTGCATGCTGGTCTTTTTAAATTTCGAGAGAGAGCAATTGCTGTGAATGCTGATGTTAAAGAAATGTTCCATCAGATCAAAATCGTTGAAGAAGACCAGCAATGTCAAAGAATCTTATGGAGAGATGGTGACACTTCAAGAAAACCTACGGTGTACATAATGGAAGTCATGATATTCGGACCCAGATGTTCACCAACATGTGCACAGTTCGTTAAAAATCACCATGCCAATTTGTTTAAAGAAGAATGCCCAAAAGCTTTGGATGGACTTACTAAGAGGACTTACGTCGATGACTACTTCAACAGCCATGACTCAGTCGAAGAAGCAGTTTCAGTCACCAAAGATGCTATTCGTATCTGCAAGTAA